Proteins encoded together in one Malaclemys terrapin pileata isolate rMalTer1 chromosome 16, rMalTer1.hap1, whole genome shotgun sequence window:
- the LOC128824851 gene encoding immunoglobulin lambda-1 light chain-like, giving the protein MAWDPLLLTLLTYCSGVSSQPVVTQEPSMSVTPGGAVTLSCSLSSGAVTTSNYPAWFQQKPGSAPRQLIYNTNSRPSGIPARFSGSISGNNAALTITGVQAEDEADYYCAVWPGSVNHSDPARWGTETKTSPVFIPSSLGSALAAQFASSAQPVLTQPPSMTASPGQTVKISCSMSSGVTVQSYPQNWLQQTPGSPLRYLLYYYSSMSRGSGVPNRFSGSKESSSNVWYLTITNVQAEDEADYYCAVWYSSGGVSHSDTPTWGSETETSPEQIASSLAWV; this is encoded by the exons ATGGCCTGGGACCCTCTGCTCCTCACGCTGCTCACGTACTGCTCAG GGGTCAGTTCGCAGCCCGTGGTGACTCAGGAGCCCTCGATGTCGGTGACCCCAGGAGGGGCTGTCACTCtgtcctgcagcctgagctctggagcCGTCACCACCAGCAACTATCCAGCCTGGTTCCAGCAGAAACCAGGCTCTGCTCCTCGGCAGCTTATATACAACACCAATAGCAGACCCTCCGGGATCCCTGCCCGGTTCTCTGGGTCCATATCCGGTAACAACGCTGCCCTGACCATCACCGGTGTCCAGGCAGAGGATGAGGCTGACTATTACTGTGCTGTGTGGCCTGGTAGTGTGAATCACAGTGATCCagccagatggggaactgagacaaaaACCTCCCCTGTCTTCATCCCCTCCAGCCTGGGCTCTGCACTGGCTGCACAGTTTG CCTCCAGCGCCCAGCCTGTCCTGACTCAACCGCCCTCCATGACCGCATCTCCTGGACAGACAGTCAAAATCTCCTGTTCCATGAGCAGTGGGGTCACTGTGCAGAGCTATCCCCAAAACTGGCTGCAACAGACGCCTGGCAGCCCTCTGCGATACCTGCTCTATTACTATAGCAGCATGAGCAGGGGCTCTGGAGTCCCCAACCGATTCTCAGGGTCCAAGGAGAGCTCCAGCAACGTTTGGTATTTGACCATCACCAATGTCCAGGCAGAGGACGAGGCTGATTATTACTGTGCTGTGTGGTATAGCAGCGGGGGAGTGTCTCACAGTGATACACCCACATGGGGAAGTGAGACAGAAACATCCCCTGAGCAAATCGCATCCTCTCTGGCCTGGGTCTGA
- the LOC128824790 gene encoding immunoglobulin lambda-1 light chain-like codes for MLWASLIVLLGTWCTGSSSQTVVTQLPSVSVSPGNTVKLSCTLSSGTSIGDYYVSWYQQKPGNSPRYLLYYYSDSSKGQGSGVPARFSGSKDSSSNAGYLTISGALAEDEADYYCSVIKSGTAVLHSDTDTWGTSSSQPVLTQPPSMTASPGQTVKISCSMSSGVTVQSYDQSWQQQTPGSPPRYLLYYYNSMSRGSGVPDRFSGSKESSSNVWYLTITNVQAEDEADYYCAVWYGSGGVSHSDTPTWGSETETSPEQIASSLARV; via the exons ATGCTCTGGGCTTCCCTCATCGTCCTACTGGGAACGTGGTGCACAG GTTCCAGCTCGCAGACTGTGGTGACTCAGCTGCCTTCAGTGTCAGTGTCCCCAGGAAACACCGTGaaactctcctgcaccctgagcagtGGGACCAGCATCGGTGACTACTATGTGTCCTGGTACCAGCAGAAACCTGGGAATTCCCCACGATACCTGCTGTATTACTATTCGGATTCCAGcaagggccagggctctggggtcccTGCTCGCTTCTCTGGTTCCAAAGACTCGTCCAGTAACGCCGGCTATCTGACCATCTCCGGGGCTCTGGCAGAAGATGAGGCTGATTATTACTGTTCTGTGATAAAGAGTGGCACTGCTGTTCTACACAGTGACACAGACACATGGGGAA cctccagctcccagcctgtCCTGACTCAGCCGCCCTCCATGACCGCATCTCCTGGACAGACAGTCAAAATCTCCTGTTCCATGAGCAGTGGGGTCACTGTGCAGAGCTATGACCAATCCTGGCAGCAACAGACGCCTGGCAGCCCTCCGCGATACTTGCTCTATTACTATAACAGCATGAGTAGGGGCTCTGGGGTCCCCGACCGATTCTCAGGGTCCAAGGAGAGCTCCAGCAACGTTTGGTATTTGACCATCACCAATGTCCAGGCAGAGGACGAGGCTGATTATTACTGTGCTGTGTGGTATGGCAGCGGGGGAGTGTCTCACAGTGATACACCCACATGGGGAAGTGAGACAGAAACATCCCCTGAGCAAATCGCATCCTCCCTGGCCAGGGTCTGA